One Fusarium poae strain DAOMC 252244 chromosome 4, whole genome shotgun sequence DNA window includes the following coding sequences:
- a CDS encoding hypothetical protein (BUSCO:1824at5125), with protein sequence MPPRRNAQSVSAEISLSHLKSCLVNLPSSLVSLLVNVNTPAQNVIVELSYRDASLTGSGSQQRSIFVGWTGMPSKRRTAPPATRDGLNGSRSSRDQEIQLVELDATLAKTLGLSEGQKIMATIYLDPPMAHTINIEPLTPEDWEIIELHATFLELNLLSQIRALPNPSYKLGDNPVAPHALTLHLSPTSTAKIKVISLDPAPPADIPFAKISPDAEVIVAPKTRQKSSLNSGDHRSVASTSKSKRSATSTVRRRSAKEERRSAIFLRGLDRASCEEWFDEGPLPQDFSVWVDHDLLSGEALKGVNYVTVDVIRPAGLQQPQPEEGGVPAGMAAATKVIAHLRSWVDPPNSQAVALSSPLCATLGCTGMVGGIVKLQAAQQQLSKGTVQSIKIFPFATSAKTIEGLRFGGESKAEKEEAAKRFRQIYDGFRGTDGLLQGPLTDGSVLNIYDGLEAPQGWEGGIVKFTYNADFQESKEATNWLLGIDPKLPIDVQPPTTRPSWMSEPDGFERQPTHDSLLVGIDSLLNNLQSNLIHLSSVLLTGGMGSGKSSIAKHLAQKLRQESLFNTLYYPCRKLVNDETRISTIKETLNRLFASASWGARLNGKAVVILDDLDKLCPVETELQVGNDNGRSRQVGEILCSIVRQYCTRDSGVVLLATAEAKESINGVVVSGHVVREIVELKAPDKEARRQVMESIVMLDAVTADEAQTQFSDGSRPQTADSSTTGGDSGAWMDGTSHTSKEDHKAKTSGFILDPDLDFLDISGSTDGYMPGDISVLVSRARNEAIIRAIAESPDSTGAIHLARADFEKALKGFTPASLRNVTLQSSSTSFKSIGGLQETRQVLLETLQYPTKYAPIFAQCPLRLRSGLLLYGYPGCGKTLLASAVAGECGLNFISVKGPEILNKYIGASEKSVRDLFDRASAAKPCVLFFDEFDSIAPKRGHDSTGVTDRVVNQLLTQMDGAEGLSGVYVLAATSRPDLIDPALLRPGRLDKSLLCDMPALEDRVDIIKALFQKVRLSDELIESDGPLTDIARQTEGFSGADLQALVSNAQLEAIHDVLDVDGPAVTSKRSNGTNAKSNSTPSFVQFRYGDKVKPVIEATPKSRSAAVVENASILAKLEEIKIARKKSKQVHGVPAGNTDAKAQASEQREVVIELNHLLKALDNTRASISSEERRRLQRIYTEFVVGRSGQMKDGQGSMEIGGRSSLM encoded by the exons ATGCCTCCCAGAAGAAACGCGCAATCCGTCTCTGCCGAGATCTCCCTAAGTCACCTCAAGAGTTGTTTGGTCAACCTTCCATCGTCACTCGTCTCATTACTTGTTAACGTCAACACT CCTGCGCAAAATGTCATCGTCGAACTCAGTTACCGAGATGCCTCTTTGACCGGATCCGGCTCTCAACAGCGCTCCATATTTGTAGGATGGACAGGAATGCCAAGCAAGAGAAGAACAGCCCCTCCCGCTACACGCGATGGACTCAATGGCTCAAGATCATCCCGCGATCAAGAGATTCAGCTTGTCGAACTCGATGCCACACTAGCAAAGACATTGGGACTGTCGGAAGGGCAGAAGATCATGGCCACCATCTATCTCGATCCTCCCATGGCGCATACGATCAATATCGAACCTCTGACGCCAGAAGACTGGGAGATTATCGAGCTACACGCGACGTTCCTCGAACTTAACCTTTTGTCCCAGATCCGCGCGCTTCCGAACCCCTCATACAAACTCGGCGACAACCCTGTTGCGCCCCACGCATTGACGCTGCACTTGTCCCCGACGTCGACGGCGAAGATCAAGGTCATCTCACTGGACCCTGCGCCTCCCGCAGACATACCATTCGCCAAGATCTCACCCGACGCCGAGGTAATTGTCGCGCCGAAAACGAGGCAGAAGAGCTCGCTCAACTCAGGCGATCATAGAAGTGTGGCCAGTACTTCAAAGTCTAAGAGAAGCGCCACCAGTACAGTGCGGAGGCGAAGCGCAAAGGAAGAGCGACGGTCTGCCATCTTCTTGCGCGGCCTCGATCGAGCTTCGTGCGAAGAATGGTTTGACGAAGGACCCCTGCCGCAAGACTTCAGTGTGTGGGTTGATCATGATCTTCTGTCTGGTGAAGCTTTGAAAGGAGTCAACTACGTTACGGTCGATGTTATTAGACCAGCTGGATTGCAACAACCCCAACCAGAAGAAGGGGGTGTTCCCGCCGGTATGGCTGCGGCCACGAAAGTAATTGCTCACCTCCGGTCATGGGTCGACCCTCCCAACAGCCAGGCAGTAGCTCTCTCATCCCCTCTTTGCGCCACTCTCGGCTGCACTGGTATGGTCGGCGGTATCGTGAAGCTCCAAGCTGCACAACAGCAGCTATCAAAGGGTACGGTGCAAAGTATCAAGATTTTCCCTTTCGCGACAAGTGCCAAAACAATCGAAGGTCTTCGTTTTGGCGGAGAGTCCAAggctgagaaagaagaagccgCAAAGCGATTCCGTCAGATCTACGATGGTTTTAGGGGTACAGATGGGCTCCTTCAAGGACCTTTGACAGATGGATCTGTTCTGAACATATACGACGGTCTTGAGGCCCCTCAGGGGTGGGAGGGTGGTATTGTGAAGTTTACATACAATGCAGACTTTCAGGAAAGTAAGGAGGCAACAAATTGGCTGCTAGGGATTGATCCCAAGTTACCCATTGACGTTCAGCCACCTACTACTCGGCCATCCTGGATGTCTGAACCAGATGGGTTTGAGCGGCAGCCAACACACGATTCGCTTCTTGTTGGAATCGACTCCTTGTTGAACAACTTACAGTCTAATCTTATACATCTATCATCCGTTCTTCTTACAGGAGGCATGGGATCAGGAAAGTCCTCAATTGCCAAACACCTGGCTCAAAAGCTTCGACAAGAGTCATTGTTCAATACGCTCTATTACCCCTGTCGGAAACTTGTCAACGACGAAACGAGAATCTCAACAATAAAAGAAACGCTGAATCGGTTATTTGCCTCTGCCAGCTGGGGCGCGCGATTGAACGGAAAGGCCGTTGTTATCCTTGACGACCTCGATAAGCTTTGCCCTGTCGAGACAGAACTGCAGGTTGGAAATGATAATGGTAGAAGCAGGCAAGTTGGTGAGATCTTGTGCTCCATTGTAAGACAGTACTGCACTCGAGATAGTGGTGTTGTGCTTTTGGCAACAGCTGAAGCCAAGGAATCTATTAATGGTGTTGTGGTCAGTGGCCATGTTGTGCGCGAGATCGTGGAGCTTAAAGCACCCGATAAAGAAGCAAGACGCCAAGTCATGGAGTCCATTGTTATGCTGGATGCTGTGACTGCTGATGAAGCCCAAACACAGTTCAGTGATGGCAGCCGACCACAGACCGCCGATAGTAGCACGACGGGAGGAGACAGTGGTGCGTGGATGGATGGCACCAGCCACACGAGCAAGGAGGATCACAAAGCAAAGACAAGTGGTTTTATTTTGGACCCAGATCTCGATTTCCTTGACATCTCAGGTTCTACGGACGGCTACATGCCAGGGGATATTAGTGTGCTGGTATCTCGTGCGAGGAACGAAGCCATCATCCGAGCCATTGCCGAGTCCCCAGACTCAACAGGTGCTATTCATTTAGCTCGTGCTGACTTTGAAAAGGCCCTCAAGGGCTTTACTCCAGCCTCACTGAGAAACGTGACATTGCAGAGTTCATCCACGAGCTTCAAATCTATCGGAGGTCTGCAAGAGACGCGACAAGTACTTCTGGAGACACTACAATATCCCACAAAGTACGCGCCAATCTTTGCCCAATGCCCTCTGCGTCTTCGGTcaggtcttcttctgtaTGGGTACCCCGGTTGTGGCAAGACTCTTCTCGCCAGCGCTGTTGCTGGCGAGTGTGGCCTTAACTTCATTAGTGTCAAGGGTCCTGAGATCCTGAACAAGTACATTGGTGCCTCTGAAAAAAGCGTCCGAGACTTGTTCGACAGAGCTTCAGCTGCAAAGCCATGTGTGCTCTTTTTCGACGAGTTCGACTCCATCGCGCCCAAGAGAGGACATGATTCTACTGGTGTCACGGATCGTGTTGTCAACCAACTTCTAACGCAAATGGATGGTGCCGAAGGTCTATCAGGTGTCTATGTGCTAGCAGCTACATCTAGGCCTGATCTGATAGATCCTGCTCTGCTTCGTCCTGGCCGTCTAGACAAGTCTCTCCTCTGCGACATGCCTGCCCTAGAAGATCGAGTTGATATTATCAAGGCATTGTTCCAGAAAGTGAGACTTTCGGATGAATTGATCGAGTCTGATGGACCCCTTACAGACATCGCCCGCCAAACCGAAGGCTTTTCGGGTGCTGATCTTCAAGCCCTCGTGTCCAATGCTCAGTTGGAGGCTATTCATGACGTCTTGGACGTAGACGGGCCTGCAGTCACCTCAAAACGGTCCAACGGTACCAACGCCAAGTCGAACTCCACACCAAGCTTCGTCCAGTTCCGCTATGGGGACAAAGTCAAGCCAGTCATCGAAGCCACGCCAAAGAGCAGGTCGGCTGCCGTTGTTGAGAACGCGTCGATCCTTGCAAAACTTGAGGAGATTAAGATAGCTCGCAAGAAGTCAAAGCAAGTCCATGGCGTTCCTGCAGGTAACACCGATGCCAAAGCGCAAGCTAGTGAGCAGAGGGAAGTAGTCATTGAGTTGAATCATCTCCTCAAAGCGCTGGACAACACAAGGGCTAGTATCAGCTCCGAGGAGAGGAGGAGATTGCAGAGAATTTACACTGAGTTTGTCGTTGGTAGAAGTGGACAAATGAAGGATGGACAGGGAAGTATGGAGATTGGAGGACGGAGCAGCTTGATGTAA
- a CDS encoding DNA replication licensing factor MCM7 (BUSCO:5942at5125), with translation MALREFKAPVSYEKQQSAFQEFLTGFKTSPEQTIATALGNITIGEDDLDDEYDFMDEDGQDVANQRQQAKERRAPQYKYKNMLQQLSDRTIDEATIDLDDLSTWESQSFEGDESLRLVDSIEMNTKHYVEIFSRAVDQVLPPASADTTFKDDVLDVLMARRQARNRELDEAAERDPTAAADKFPAELTRRYTLVFKPRSGTSSQPSKALAVRQVRGDHLGHLITVRAIATRVSDVKPIVQVSAYTCDRCGCEIFQPITDKQYGPLTMCPSEDCKQNQAKGQLNPSSRASKFLPFQEVKVQEMAEQVPIGQIPRSLTVFCHGTLVRQINPGDVVDISGIFLPTPYTGFKAMKAGLLTDTYLEAHHVLQHKKAYSEMIVDPTLVRRIEKYRQTGQVYELLAKSIAPEIFGHLDVKKALLLLLIGGVTKEMGDGMKIRGDINICLMGDPGVAKSQLLKYISKVAPRGVYTSGRGSSGVGLTAAVMRDPVTDEMVLEGGALVLADNGICCIDEFDKMDETDRTAIHEVMEQQTISISKAGISTTLNARTSILAAANPVYGRYNPRISPVENINLPAALLSRFDILFLLLDTPTRETDEQLAKHVTFVHMNSRHPDIGTDNVVFSPHEVRSYIAQARTYRPVVPANVSEYMIKTYVRMRDQQQRAEKKGKQFTHTTPRTLLGVVRLAQALARLRFSNEVVQDDVDEALRLVEASKESLNNELDAGRRSLRPTDRIYNLVKNLAETGQCRPEDATDDDEDLGIELSMSKVRDRVLARFTLDQWHDALHEYTSELNVWQTTGNGARLVFVVVGENQDNDEGF, from the exons ATGGCGCTGCGCGAATTCAAGGCACCTGTCAGCTATGAGAAGCAACAAA GTGCCTTTCAGGAGTTCTTGACAGGATTCAAGACATCACCCGAGCAAACAATCGCAACCGCTCTAGGAAATATCACCATCGGAGAAGATGATCTCGACGACGAGTATGACTTTATGGATGAGGATGGACAGGACGTCGCAAATCAACGTCAGCAAGCCAAGGAGCGCCGAGCTCCCCAGTACAAGTACAAGAACATGCTACAACAACTTTCCGATCGCACAATCGACGAGGCGACAATCGACCTCGATGACCTCTCAACA TGGGAAAGCCAATCGTTCGAGGGTGATGAGAGTCTGAGGCTTGTGGACTCTATTGAGATGAACACAAAGCACTACGTCGAAATCTTTTCGAGAGCAGTGGACCAAGTGTTGCCTCCAGCAAGTGCAGATACAAC TTTCAAGGATGATGTTCTCGACGTGTTGATGGCTCGGCGACAAGCCCGTAACCGAGAGCTCGATGAGGCTGCTGAACGTGACCCAACTGCTGCAGCCGACAAATTCCCTGCAGAACTCACCCGCAGATACACTCTGGTCTTCAAGCCTCGATCCGGGACCTCTAGCCAGCCTTCAAAGGCATTGGCAGTTCGACAAGTGCGCGGTGACCACTTGGGTCATCTCATCACCGTTCGTGCGATTGCTACTCGGGTTTCTGATGTCAAACCCATCGTGCAAGTCAGTGCATACACTTGCGATAGATGTGGCTGTGAAATCTTCCAGCCTATCACTGATAAGCAATATGGTCCCCTGACCATGTGCCCTTCAGAAGACTGCAAGCAAAACCAGGCCAAGGGTCAACTCAACCCCTCTTCAAGAGCATCCAAGTTCTTGCCTTTCCAGGAAGTCAAGGTCCAGGAAATGGCCGAGCAGGTTCCTATCGGTCAGATTCCTCGCAGTCTTACAGTTTTTTGCCACGGAACCCTTGTCAGACAAATCAACCctggtgatgttgttgacattTCAGGCATTTTCCTCCCCACTCCTTACACTGGATTCAAGGCCATGAAGGCCGGCCTACTCACCGACACTTATCTAGAGGCACACCACGTCCTTCAGCACAAGAAGGCTTACAGCGAAATGATTGTCGATCCCACGTTGGTCCGTCGTATCGAGAAGTATCGCCAGACCGGTCAGGTTTACGAGCTTCTCGCCAAGTCGATTGCCCCCGAGATCTTTGGACATCTTGATGTTAAGAAAGCTCTTCTGCTACTTCTTATCGGTGGTGTGACAAAGGAGATGGGAGACGGTATGAAAATTCGCGGTGACATCAACATCTGCCTGATGGGTGACCCTGGTGTGGCCAAGTCTCAGCTTCTCAAGTATATCTCAAAGGTTGCCCCTCGTGGCGTCTACACATCTGGCCGTGGAAGCAGTGGCGTCGGTCTCACGGCTGCCGTGATGCGAGATCCTGTCACCGATGAAATGGTTCTTGAAGGCGGTGCCCTTGTTCTCGCTGACAACGGAATCTGCTGTATCGATGAATTTGACAAGATGGATGAGACTGACCGTACTGCTATCCACGAAGTAATGGAACAGCAAACTATTTCCATCTCGAAGGCCGGCATTTCCACCACCTTGAATGCCCGTACCTCCATTCTTGCTGCCGCTAACCCTGTCTACGGACGTTACAACCCTCGTATCTCTCCAGTTGAGAATATCAACCTACCTGCCGCACTCTTGTCTCGTTTCGACATCCTTTTCTTGCTTCTTGATACCCCTACGCGCGAGACAGACGAGCAGCTTGCTAAGCACGTGACTTTTGTGCACATGAACAGTCGACACCCCGACATCGGCACTGACAACGTAGTTTTCAGTCCTCACGAGGTGCGGTCTTACATTGCTCAGGCCAGAACCTATCGACCTGTTGTTCCTGCGAACGTGTCAGAGTATATGATCAAGACATACGTACGCATGCGAGATCAGCAGCAGCGTGCCGAGAAGAAGGGCAAGCAGTTCACTCATACCACACCTCGTACCCTTCTGGGTGTTGTCCGTTTGGCTCAAGCCTTGGCACGCCTGCGATTCAGTAATGAGGTTGTCCAAGATGATGTTGACGAGGCCCTTCGACTAGTTGAGGCTAGCAAAGAAAGTCTCAACAACGAACTCGATGCTGGTCGTCGCAGCTTGAGACCCACAGACAGGATCTACAACTTGGTCAAGAATTTGGCTGAAACTGGTCAATGCCGCCCCGAAGACGCTAcggacgatgatgaagacctTGGTATCGAGCTAAGCATGAGTAAGGTCAGGGACCGGGTTTTAGCCCGATTCACTCTTGACCAGTGGCATGACGCTCTTCATGAATACACCTCAGAGCTAAAT GTTTGGCAAACTACTGGCAACGGTGCCAGACTGGTATTTGTAGTCGTTGGCGAGAACCAGGATAACGACGAGGGCTTTTGA
- a CDS encoding hypothetical protein (BUSCO:28257at5125) encodes MASANTLRCLMRPTITRAPRIQPVLLAPFSTTSSVLAVSAPPPIKSRRDLPQKVKKSYKKRANVTPVRKPQPGERKAFRKRIQLSNNSALPVQGLETLNATNMTEESSAGKVFALPDQVVDHLRALEAFKTTQTWNLFRKPHVLLRKETVELMKKLELSAKEKKALKCVLTGSKLSGKSMTMLQAMSYALLNNWVVFHIPEGQDLTNGNTEYSPIPDTEPPQFSQPIYCLKMIQSLYRANRVVLEKLNIEQDWSKFTNLKKGATLADLALSAKEAEYAWPTLLALWTELTLPGRPPVLFALDGLAHINKISDYRDTAFNQVHAHELTLVRLFIDALSGKASLPNGGAVVAATSENNSHHHPSQELVLSQLEAGQAGREVPKPNPYERKYDERVYDALKNSWVLRLEGVSKDEARSLMEYWGASGLFRHVLNSRTVSEKWTVGGHGNVGEMERASLMQMRL; translated from the exons TCAAGAGCCGAAGAGATCTTCCCCAGAAGGTTAAGAAGTCGTACAAGAAGCGTGCCAATGTGACGCCTGTCCGAAAGCCTCAGCCCGGCGAGCGCAAGGCCTTCCGAAAGCGCATTCagctcagcaacaacagTGCCCTGCCTGTTCAAGGCCTCGAAACTTTGAATGCTACCAACATGACCGAGGAATCGAGTGCTGGAAAGGTCTTTGCTTTGCCTGATCAGGTGGTGGATCATTTGCGTGCCCTCGAGGCTTTTAAGACGACACAGACTTGGAACTTGTTCCGCAAACCCCACGTTCTACTGCGCAAGGAGACGGTGGAGCTGATGAAGAAGCTCGAACTATcggccaaggagaagaaagctCTCAAGTGTGTGTTGACAGGAAGCAAGTTGTCCGGGAAAAGCATGACTATGCTCCAGGCTATGTCTTATGCTCTTCTTAACAACTGGGTGGTATTCCATATTCCCGAAG GCCAAGATTTGACCAACGGTAACACCGAATACTCTCCCATTCCCGATACTGAGCCACCACAATTCTCCCAGCCCATTTACTGCCTCAAGATGATCCAGAGCCTTTACAGGGCCAACCGTGTCGTCCTTGAGAAGCTCAACATTGAACAGGACTGGTCCAAGTTTACCAACCTGAAGAAGGGCGCCACCCTGGCCGATCTGGCCCTCAGCGCAAAGGAAGCTGAATATGCCTGGCCAACCCTCCTGGCCCTCTGGACAGAACTCACTCTGCCTGGCCGACCCCCTGTGCTCTTTGCCCTCGACGGTCTTGCTCACATCAACAAGATCAGCGACTACCGAGACACTGCCTTCAACCAGGTTCATGCTCATGAGCTGACGCTGGTGCGTCTTTTCATCGATGCTTTGTCTGGCAAGGCTTCTCTGCCCAACGGCGGTGCCGTCGTCGCCGCCACCTCCGAGAACAACAGTCACCACCACCCTTCACAAGAGCTTGTTCTCTCTCAGCTTGAGGCTGGCCAAGCTGGCCGTGAGGTTCCCAAGCCTAATCCTTATGAGCGCAAGTATGATGAGCGAGTGTACGACGCCCTTAAAAACAGCTGGGTTCTTCGCCTTGAGGGTGTAAGCAAGGATGAGGCCCGCTCTTTGATGGAGTATTGGGGTGCGAGCGGACTCTTCCGCCATGTGCTGAACTCACGGACAGTCTCCGAGAAGTGGACAGTGGGAGGCCATGGTAATGTTGGCGAGATGGAGCGTGCGTCGTTGATGCAAATGAGACTGTAA